Below is a window of Scyliorhinus torazame isolate Kashiwa2021f chromosome 21, sScyTor2.1, whole genome shotgun sequence DNA.
GCACAGTGCCAGGTGGGACCAAGGCAGGGTCACAGTGCCAGGTGGGaccgggagggtggggggcacgttGGTCAGAGCATCATGTTTGCACTGTACAGCAGCAAGCATGTAACCTTCTGGGGAGGCAAAAATACAGGATCGATGAGAGGTAAAACCTCTGGAAAATTCCCACCCAACCCTGTTAAGACAACTGAAACCAGTTCTTGAGCTCCCTCATCCTGTTTATTTTATATTCCAAACCCAGAGTGCAGAGGTAAAGGATGGTATTCTTCTAGATTCTCCATCTCCACAAAGGAAAAGACTGTTTCTCCACATGATACGGTAAGAATTTGCAATGAGCAGCTCAGGAGTATGCACTGTCTGTGGTTTGGGAAACAATTCTGTGAAGATCCTCCTGCTAGCCGTCCTTACCCATTTTTGTTCAGGATGCTCTTTAATTCCTGATGTGACCGGCTGCTGTTGTCTGTTAGAACTTCAATCAGCAGCGATGATCCCCCGGGGCCTCTCCCTTCGTACAGTGAATAGGTTGAAGTCTTGGACTTCTGGATAAGCAGGCAACAAGAGGGGTTAAGAGACAATGCCACACCTGAAATATTAACAGCAAAGGGTAGCATACAGAGCACCATGTGTCACACAGTAAGGACACAGAATGCCACTCCACAGGCTCCATCCCTGCCGCAGAGACAAACATTCCCAATTTCAGTCTCAGCCATGCAGCTGTTGGAAGCAGATAAACAGAAGAAAAATTACAAGGGAAAATCATCAGATTGGAGCCTTGTGCCCCTTCATACTTGTTTGCACAATGCCTTATACATCTTCTCAACTCTGGAAAAAGAGACACCAAAAGAATATGAGGCGAAAAGAGTGTGATTTATTCTTACCCTCAGGAGAAACAGGCATGTTTCCATTGCTTAGCACTCTCTGAAGACTGTGTTCAACTAGCACCCCAGAGATTTAAGTACACAATCCAGTTTGATGCACCGGGGTACAATTAGGGAGTAATTGTACTGCCAGAGGTGCCTTCTTTCAGATGGGATGCTAAACTGAGATCCCATTTGCCCTCAGGTGGACGTTAATGATCCCTTGGCACTATTCTGAAAAAGAGCAGTGCATTCTCCGCGATGTTCTGGCTGATATTTAGCTCTAAAGTAACATTACTAAAATCTGGTCACATTACTGATTGTGAGAACTTGCTGTGTGCCAAATGGCTGCTGCATttcatacattacaacagtaacaacaatccaataaagtacatcattggctgtaaagttcttTGTGTCACCATGAGCTTGTCAAAGGCATCACaggaatgcaagtctttcttttctttctcacaACAAGAGCCTGCAGCAGAAAAGCTTGAACGATTTGCAAATCATTCCCAAACAAGTTAACCAGAGGAAAGTTTCACTCACTCTGCCAACCCAACTGAATCACTTGGTTAATCATCCTCAAACATCTGAACCCAACGGAGCAGAAGCCAAATTATTGCAACTTGTCTTCATAATTTAACTCTTTTATCGTTGGCATCATGCTGGTGAATTGATCccatccaaggccaatatatccttcctgatgTGCAGGTGCACAGAATGGAACACCATACATCAGGTGGAGCCTGACCAAGACTCCTGAAGTGCTACTTCATCAGAGAGCCCATCACAGTTAAAGACAATCTTGAGCGTCATCCAAGCATAGACCTTTTCAGCAGGTATCATTGGATAGCTGTGAGGAATTAGAATCCTGGTTGATTTCTGGTCCTCTAGTTAACTCAGCAAAAACTCTTCATTGGCCCTGGCATCTTCTGGTACATGTGACTCAGTACCACATGATGCCCTAAGCAGAAATTTGATATACAATCAATTCCGGTCATTCACATGGGTTCCATTCCCGTGAAACCATGCGGCGGGTAAAATTGCGAATGGTGAATTTGTCCATGTGTAGAGAGAGTGCATGCGCAATGCCCACCTTCTAGATGGGAACGGTGAGAGTTTAACATTTCTTCAGCTAATTCTCTAATATGGCTAATGTCTAATAGAGAGTCGTTAGTGCACTTAACTTCAGTAAGCAATTTATTGAATGGTACAttcaaaagagtaaatagggtggtcaataggactttaaactagagattgggtaggaagggaaagtcagggaaccaagaggtgaagtaatcagtggggagcgtagctgcttaggaatacaaaaaagcacgaaaagacagaactcagaagaggttacgatagtccccatcccacaaaatatgacacagtgtatggaaaggctcagtaaaccaaggtccaccacactaagaaaacaaaaagggacggtcaatagagaattaaaggtgctatatttaaatgcgcggcagtgtacggaacaaggtagatgagcttgtggcccagattgtgactggcaggtattacagagacatggttgcagggggttcaggactggcatttaaacatccagggattcacaacctattgaaaagacagagaggtgggcagagggggcggggttgccttgttaattaggaatgaaattaaatcaatagcactaaacgacatagggtcagatgatgtggagtctgtgtgggtagagttgaggaaccacaaaagcaaaaaaaaccataatgggagttatgtacaggcctcctaacagtggtcaggactaggagcacaaaatgcaccacgaaatagaaagtgcatgtcagaaaggcaaggtcacagtgatcatgggggacttcaatatgcaggtgaactgggtaaataatgctgtcagtggacccaaggaaagggaattcattgaatgtttacaggagggctttttggaacagcttgtgatggagcccacgagggaacaggccattctggacttagtgttatgtaatgagccagacttgattaaagatcttaaagtaagggaacacttatatGAACACTTATtatatcataatatggtagaattcaatctccaatttgaaagaaagaaggtagaatcagatgtaaaggtgttacggttaaataaaggtaactacaggggcatgagggaggaactgacgaaaatcgactgggagcagagcctagtgggaaagacagtagaacagcaatggcaggagtttctgggagtaattgaggacacagtacagaggttcatcccaaagaaaagaaatgttatcagaggggggattaggcagccatggctgacaaaggaagttagggaatgcatcaaagcaaaagagaaagcctataatgtggcaaagagtagtgggaagtcagaagattgggaaggctacaaaaacaaacagaggataaataaggaaagagaggatcaattatgaaggtagtttagccagtaacattaggaatgatagtaaaagtttcttcaaatacattaaaaacaaacgggaggcaaaagttgacattgggccactccaaaatgacgctggtaatctagtgatgggagacaaggaaatagttgaggaactaaataagtactttgcgtcagtcttcacagtaaaagacatgagtaatatcccaacaattcaggagagtcaggggcagagttgaatatgatagccatcacaaaggagaaagtgctagagaaactaagaggtctaaaaattgataaatctccgggcccagatgggctacatcctagagttctaaaggagatagatgaagaaatagttgaggcgttagttatgatctttcaatagtcactggagtcagggaaagtcccagaggattggaaaatcgctgttgtaacccccttgttcaagaagggaacaaggaaaaagatggaaaattataggccaattagcctaacctcggatgttggcaagattctagaatccattgttaaggatgagatttctaaattcttggaagtgcagggtcggattaggacaagtcagcatggatttagtaaggggaggtcgtgcctgacaaacctgttagagttctttgaagagataacaaataggttagaccaaggagagccaatggatgttatctatcttgacttccaaaaggcctttgataaggtgcctcacgggagactgctgagtaaaataagggcccatggtattcaacgcaaggtactaacatggattgacgattggctgtcaggcagaaggcagagagttgggataaaaggttatttttcggaatggcaaccggtgacgagtggtgtcccgcagggttcagtgttggggccacagctgttctctttatatattaacgatctagatgacgggactgggggcattctggctaagtttgccgatgatacaaagataggtggaggggcaggtagtatggaggaggtggggaggctgcagaaagatttagacagtttaggagagtggtccaagaaatggttgatgaaattcaacgtgggcaagtgcgaggtcttgcactttggaaaaaagaataaatgcatggactattttctaaacggtgacaaaattcataatgctgaagtgcaaagggacttgggagtcctagtccaggattctctaaaagtaaacttgcaggttgagtccgtgattaagaaagcaaatgcaatgttgtcatttatctcaagaggcttggaatataaaagcagggatgtacttctgaagctttataaggcattaagttaggtcccatttagaatactgtgagcaattttgggccccacacctcaggaaggacatactggcactggagcgggtccagcggagattcacacggatgatcccaggaatggtaggcctagcatacgatgaacgtctgaggatcctgggattatattcattggagtttaggaggttgaggggagatctaatagaaacttacaagataatgaatggcttagatagggtggacgtagggaagttgtttccattagcaggggagactagaacccgggggcacagccttagaataaaagggagtcactttagaacagagatgaggagaaatttcttcagccagagagtggtgggtctgtggaattcattgccacagagggtggaggccgggacgttgagtgtctttaagacagaagttgataaattcttgatttctcgaggaattaagggctatggagagagagcgggtaaatggagttgaaatcagccatgattgaatggtggagtggacttgatgggtcgaatccgcccctatgtcttatggtcttatgctaaaTCCGGAGGAGTGCATTTTCGGGGGCGTGAGCTCActtcttcagaaggcagtggaagcagagcctttgaatatttttaagaacgAACAagatgaaaggttattgggggtagacaggaatgtggggttgaagttacattcaggtcagccatgattgaacagtggagcaggtttaaggggccaagtggcctactcctgctcctaatttgtatgttcatatgaacCGCAACTGATATAGAAAAAGATTTGCGTGGTTAAACAATAGAGGAGGTTGCGAATGACGGGAATGGATTGTAACCGCAGTTTGCAAGTTTTCTAAAGACGGAAGGAGCAGAAAACTGACAAGGTTTAGTGAAGAATCCTTACATTGTAAATGGAGTCGGTAATAAGATGATTTTCTCATACTTACTGCCCCTTTTATAGCTGCTTCAATAGAAACTTTGGGCATGTTCTTGGCTCGGCACTGCTCAATGATATTTGCCAACTGTGTGTTAAACTCAGGGTTTGAGCCTCCTTCTGCAAAGAAAATCAGAGCAAAGCAGATCAGTTTCCAGGGCCTGAATCCAGAGACAGTAGACTGATACTGTCTTATTAACTACAGTTAATACTGCATATTAGAAACACATTTCTTAGAAGCAAATGGTTTCCAGCATACCTTTTAATTTGTATCAAACATTATCCCCAAACAACCTCAGgaggaatggccttcttctgcactgtaaattcgatgattcattTCCCCCAGCATCATTTCCCTGCCTCTCTAACCCCAACCCTTCGTGCATCACTTTCTACATCCCACTATATTGTCAGCTAAGTCCCTGCAATCCCCTTCCGAaactcctccagctctctctctctttcagaacTACCTCTTTGATTGAGTTTCCAATCACGCCACCTACACCTCTCCCTTTCTGGCACAGAATCTGCTTTCCTCGTACCTGCCTCCTCTCAATCGTTTGATTATATGAACGATGTTGTATAACTGCACCTGGTTAACAGCACCACTAAATGCAACATTTTCAAACTGAACTGCAAAAAGTTTAACATTTGCAACAGCAGAGATGCCAGTGACCAATCATCACATTCAGAAGCAGGGGGATGATCCAGATCTTTACAAAGCACTAGATCACCATAGTGAGAAAGTTTCCAGTGTTGTCATTCAGTTTACGAGGGCCAATGAGCCACAGGATCAAATGTGCTTCAGCCACAGATAAAACTGAAGACCAAATTCAATTGGGATATAACCGGAGCTGCACGCAGCATGTCCATGTTACCTCTCACTGCAAGGCGAAGCATTATCGACAGCTTGGCAAACATCCGACTCCTGGCTGCATCCTTTGGCCCTTTGATATGTTTGACTTTTGACCACTTGTTGTGCCCTGCGTAATTAACTGCAGACGTGTGGATCTCCGCGCATGGTGTGAAGGCACGATGATGGTCGCTCGCTTGCTCAGAGAAGGGAATAAAGGCCGACAATAAAACTCTGGGCTTTGGCAGTAACTTGGCTGAACACCACAGTGAAGACAGAAGACACTTTCTGTTCCATGAGCAAGCACTTTGAAATGCAGAAATTGTGGCCATCGCATGAATTCCCTTGATCACCTGCAATGATGAACATGAAGCgagtacagtgaacaaagtaaaacacATACTACCTTGGACATTATAATTACATTGAATTTACTGCAGAcaaacaagccattcagcccaactggttcaTGCTGTTTGTGCTCCACATCATACTCCTCCTACCCTTCGTTATCTTACTCCCCTGGACCACCATTTCCTGGTACATTCCCCATGACAATGCCTTGACCTGCCTGGTTGGAAAGTGAAACGAAACCTTGGCAATTAACAGTTCTTTGCTGCATTCTCCATCgcaacacgatagcacagtggttagcacagttgcttcacagctccctggtcccaggttcaattcccagcttgggtcactgtctgtgcggagtctgtacattctccccgtgtctgtgtgggtttcctctggttgctccgttttcctcccacactccaaaaaaaagtgtccaaaaaaaaaggttcgatgggagttacggggataggatggaggtgtgtgagtagggtggagtgtggggataggtagggtgctctttccaagggctggtgcagacctgatggaccgaatggcctccttctgaactgtaaattctataattcaatgTCTCTATCGATCAGTGCATACTTCCCAAACAGCACTTTCTTCCCCCGCAATATAAATCATTGTTCCCTTTACTGCTGGTTTATCTTGAGTagctgtcctgataagtgcaagatgaaaagcttcaaatgCACAACTTTTTTTTTTGCAACATCTGGTACCTGCCTCGTGATTTGTTTGTGCCTTCCCCAACCCCTCTGAATCCTTTTTGCAATTTGAAGGCCAAAATTCAGACTATTGCTCTAACAGTGCTCAAACCAAGGTTAACAGAATTTCCTTGTTTTGTTTCAATTCTATTCCTCTGGAAATGAACCTGTGCTTTGCACTTTTATAGCCATAATAATGTGTTGCTATTTTTACTGAtttgtgtacctgtcctggcataGATCAAGGtttggttaacaggcagaaaacagagaataggaataaatgggttATTCTTGCAGTGGCAGGCTGAGGCTAGTGGGGTtactgcaaggatcagtacttgagaaaatgctgttcacaatatacatgaatgatctggatgtAATATTTACAAGTTCGCGGATGATATAAATCTAGGTGGGACTGTGTGTTATGAGgaagatgcaaggaggcttcatggGGATTTGTGAGTGGgcaagatggaatataatgtggaaaattgggagataatccactttggtagaaggaatagatgtgcagagtatttcctaaatggtgagaaattagaaagtgtagatgtacaaagggacctgggggtCGTTGTCAATAAGTCAccaaaggttaacatgcaggtgcagcaagctattaagaaggctaatggagggggagcagggtggcacagtggttagcactgctgtctcatggcaccgaggtcccaggttcgatcccagctctgggtcactgtccgtgtggagtttgcacattttccccgtgtttgtgtgggtttcgcccccacaacccaaaagatgtgcagggtaggtggatttgccacactaaattgccccttaatttgaaaaaatgaattgggtactctaaatttaaaaaaaaagaaaggctaATGGAGGGTTAGCCTTTACTGCAAGAGGATTGGATTACAGGAGTAGCAAAGTCTTGCTCCAAATGcatacaaaccctggttagactgtgtgcagttttggtccccttacctcaggaaaggatattattgccacagaGGAGAGGTTCACCAGGCCTGTTCCcaggatggtgggactgtcttgCGAAGTGATATTGGAGAAACTTGTCCTGTTttctctagagtttcgaagaatgagaggtgatctacaaaatacttaaagggataTTGCATTAATTCTTATTAGCTCTAGTGAAGCTCTgtttttgatgaaaatgtgaagcgGTGGAACTCCTATACTGAGCGTTGACTATTTTTCACAGGCAAACAAAATAGCTGAAGATATTATGGTGCCCACTTTCCTCAGCATGATGGGGGAATCTCTGGTTAATCTCCATAGTTGAATGAAATCTGATAAGCCAAGTATTAAAACATACAAGCAGATTATAGATATTTTGCAAGTACATTTTCCCCAAAGCCCTTGGTGATTGCAGAGCGCTTTATATTCCATTAAAAAGAAACCAAGAGGGGAAGCCAATCGTGTAATTCGTGGCTGTGCTTAAAAAACTAGCAGAATATTGAGAGTTCGGAGATGTGCTGAATGACACTACTCGGGACAGATTTGTTTGTGGTCTGCGCAGCAAAGCAATACAGAAAAGTTTGATAATTGAGAGTAATCTTACTCTGCAGAAGGCTATGGAAACCACTTTCTGTGGAGATGGCTAAAAAGAAGCTCAGCAGTTGAGTTTGTACTCAAATGCGCAAAATGGCAGCTGAATCAACACCCAAGAATCTTTAGATTTGTACATGTACTGATGTGCAAAGCTAGGGCATTCTGCTGCTAAATGTTGGTGTGAAGACATGGTATGTCGGAGCTGTGGAAAAAAAGGACACAGAGCGTGCCTGCAGGAAGAAAAAGCAAGCTCCAAGTAAAAATAAGAAGCAAGAACAAACCAAGGCAGCATTTAAACAAAATAAAAGGAGGAATGGGGcagaacggtggtgcagtggttagcactgttgcttcacagcgccaggtcccaggttcgattcccggcttgggtcattatccgtgcggagtctgcatgttctccacgtgtctttgtgggtttcctccgtacactccggtttccacccacaagtcccgagagacgtgctgtattggacattctgtattctccttcagtgtgcctgaacaggtgccggagtgtgacggctaggggattttcaaggtaacttcattgcagtgttaatgtaagcctacttgtgacaataataaaaattattattatgtctgcataggtctcacccccacaacccaaagatgggaggCACGgtcgcactgtggttagcattgttgcttcacagctccagggtcccaggtgcgattcctggtttgggtcactgtctgtgcggagtctgcacgttctcctcacgtctgcgtgagtttcctccgggtgctcagttgcctcccacagtccaaagatgtgcagattaggtggaatggccatgctaatttgcccttagtgtcccaaaaggttaggtggggttactgggttacggagattgggtggcggtgtgggtttgggtggggtgctctttccagggggcggtgtggagtcgatgggccatgtggccttcatctgcactataaattctagaaTTTTATGATGTGCAGGGTCGGTTGATTGGCCACTCTAAAGTGGAAATGGTCAGATCAATGCAATAACGCTTTTGTGCAAGCCAAGCGTTACTTAATTCTGAAGTTCTCACACACTTTGATCCTGTTACCCTTACAGTTAGCCTGCGATGCATCTCCTTATGGTGTACAAAAGTGGTAGTCTCTCACATCATGCTATTGAGGAAGAAAGACCCATTGCTTTTGCTTCTTGAGCAAAGCTGGAGCACATAACACTGGATTTATGgtaacactgacatcccctcccAGATTGAAAGGGAAACATTAGGGGCCGGATTCTTCCGCCCGCCGCATGATCACCACAGGCGTGacgcagaccatgtaaaggtccattgacctcgggaagGAATTTCCGGTCGTCGGGTGGGAACGGCTGAACAATCCCGCCCTAGGAATCATTTTTGGAGTAAAGAAATCCCTTCAATTCCTTTAAAGGAGAAAGTTTGCATTGTTGATGGACCATCGTCCATTAACTACCATTTTTGGACCACACATGAG
It encodes the following:
- the LOC140398346 gene encoding translational activator of cytochrome c oxidase 1-like; its protein translation is MATISAFQSACSWNRKCLLSSLWCSAKLLPKPRVLLSAFIPFSEQASDHHRAFTPCAEIHTSAVNYAGHNKWSKVKHIKGPKDAARSRMFAKLSIMLRLAVREGGSNPEFNTQLANIIEQCRAKNMPKVSIEAAIKGAKSKTSTYSLYEGRGPGGSSLLIEVLTDNSSRSHQELKSILNKNGGAMGEGARHCFQRKGVVTVIGQDKDGQEIQLEQALELAIEAGAEDVKQAEDEEEKVILKFVSDMPSLRDVRERLNTLGLLTIMTGPEFIATTTVQLTDTDLEAAFCLIQRIDEYRDVIKVYDNIESQG